Proteins co-encoded in one Candidatus Fermentibacter sp. genomic window:
- a CDS encoding GNAT family N-acetyltransferase, with translation MDATRETVPTGIDGLEIRPFDPGAASGNELRAFWKFWMWEWSEVYPEDPETPFEKWLAGFRNSSWIRESKIWALWSGEAVRGDAWVEIPGTGLDPNGASVAIRVHPELHRRGLGSRLLAGVTSAAEEKGRRILRLETLDRYPSGAAFCRAIGAVAQSVTHTNRLLMTDVDPGIVSRWLELPDDRSDLEITEWRNGPPDERLDEMSALYQEIYDAEPDREGFERGTYHFTPEYFRQFIGSQMAAGASILTVAASSRRDGSILGCTEITWNPARPAVVNQMFTGVRPASRGHGLARRLKAEMFTRIRREHPGVVCIRSANDDDNPAINRINTELGYHPWIARTNWHADVAIVRKYLDHRRR, from the coding sequence TTGGACGCCACTCGGGAGACCGTTCCGACCGGCATCGATGGACTGGAGATCCGGCCCTTCGACCCGGGTGCGGCATCCGGGAACGAACTGCGCGCCTTCTGGAAATTCTGGATGTGGGAATGGAGTGAGGTTTACCCGGAGGACCCCGAGACCCCGTTCGAGAAGTGGCTCGCAGGGTTCAGGAACTCATCCTGGATCAGGGAATCGAAGATCTGGGCCCTCTGGAGCGGGGAAGCCGTACGCGGTGATGCATGGGTGGAGATCCCCGGGACCGGGCTCGATCCGAATGGAGCCTCGGTTGCGATCAGGGTGCATCCCGAACTCCATCGCAGGGGTCTTGGAAGCCGGCTCCTGGCCGGGGTGACTTCGGCCGCCGAGGAGAAGGGCCGCCGTATCCTGAGGCTCGAGACCCTCGACAGGTATCCGTCAGGTGCCGCCTTCTGCAGGGCTATCGGGGCGGTTGCGCAGTCGGTCACCCACACCAACAGGCTGCTCATGACGGATGTCGATCCCGGGATCGTTTCTCGCTGGCTCGAGCTGCCGGATGACCGGTCCGACCTGGAGATCACGGAATGGAGGAACGGGCCCCCCGACGAGCGCCTGGATGAAATGAGCGCCCTGTACCAGGAGATCTACGATGCCGAGCCCGATCGTGAAGGGTTCGAGCGGGGCACCTATCACTTCACTCCGGAGTACTTCCGGCAGTTCATCGGCAGTCAGATGGCTGCGGGCGCCTCGATCCTGACTGTTGCCGCATCATCCCGGCGTGACGGTTCGATCCTGGGATGCACCGAGATCACGTGGAACCCGGCCAGACCCGCCGTGGTCAACCAGATGTTCACCGGGGTGAGGCCCGCTTCGAGGGGACACGGGCTGGCCAGGAGGCTCAAGGCCGAGATGTTCACTCGGATCCGGCGCGAACACCCCGGAGTGGTCTGCATCAGGTCGGCGAATGACGACGACAACCCAGCCATCAACCGGATCAACACCGAGCTGGGCTACCACCCCTGGATCGCCCGCACCAACTGGCACGCGGATGTCGCCATCGTGAGGAAGTACCTCGACCATCGCAGGCGCTGA
- a CDS encoding NAD(P)H-dependent oxidoreductase, with translation MTDSMKKVLVINGSPRKGNTFHLAGVVADELKRLGGVEVEYLHLSEKRIEPCRGCGLCMTHGFEKCPIHDDVPWIIAAIQQSDGVILASPVYVYHISGLTKILLDRLGAYFHRPAFFGRHAMALATTGFFGTAPTLKYMKSVLGALGFSTVVTAGGQARDLEDRFIAKLELKAREAARRFHRNLCRGCSVRPSFASLMQFSFQRKCFTHPGVGRLFPADMEHYTKLAGRIFPVDVPVDLPTRVSAWAAETFARLFLRIT, from the coding sequence ATGACGGACAGCATGAAGAAGGTCCTGGTCATCAACGGAAGCCCCAGGAAGGGCAACACCTTCCATCTCGCCGGGGTGGTCGCGGATGAACTGAAGAGGCTCGGCGGGGTCGAGGTCGAGTACCTCCACCTGTCGGAGAAACGCATCGAGCCCTGCCGCGGCTGCGGGCTCTGCATGACGCACGGCTTCGAGAAATGCCCGATCCATGACGACGTGCCGTGGATCATCGCCGCCATCCAGCAGAGCGACGGGGTGATCCTCGCCTCCCCGGTCTACGTCTACCACATCTCGGGCCTAACCAAGATCCTCCTGGACAGGCTGGGAGCGTACTTCCACCGCCCCGCCTTCTTCGGCAGGCACGCGATGGCCCTGGCCACGACCGGCTTCTTCGGCACCGCGCCCACCCTGAAATACATGAAGAGCGTGCTCGGCGCCCTGGGTTTCAGTACGGTCGTCACCGCTGGCGGTCAGGCCAGGGACCTCGAGGATCGCTTCATCGCGAAGCTTGAGCTGAAGGCCCGCGAGGCGGCCCGCCGCTTCCACCGGAACCTTTGCCGCGGATGCTCCGTCCGCCCGTCCTTCGCCAGCCTGATGCAGTTCAGCTTCCAGAGGAAGTGCTTCACCCACCCGGGGGTCGGCAGGCTCTTCCCGGCCGACATGGAGCACTACACGAAGCTCGCCGGCAGGATCTTCCCGGTCGACGTGCCGGTCGACCTGCCGACGCGCGTCTCTGCGTGGGCCGCCGAGACTTTCGCCCGCCTGTTCCTGCGGATCACCTGA
- a CDS encoding GNAT family N-acetyltransferase: protein MTDGFEIRPFDRTASSDDDLRALWVFTNVMIWELLPDETPIPVEDWMKIVRTTHSTTETLKWVVWDGTGRRVLGSCNLSLAVYDVENATLYISIDPSIRRRGFGRRMLELAAEAADSRGRKVLKTHSNERCPAGASFLENAGARRESESHTNRLLLSDLDEELVKSWLELPRDDCPEFEMLAWHDGIPEDHVEDARDFFQEIYDAEPPREGVPRTELLHTTEMVRDWNGTFTAGGNRSLALAAISRGECRLMGYTMVSWHPSKPGFVNQWFTGVRPGYRHRGLARRLKAEMLGTIRREVPEAESIRTGNDDSNSGILAINRELGFEPFIARTDWALDVATVRARLQDIAVKDCPSDG, encoded by the coding sequence ATGACGGACGGCTTCGAGATCAGGCCCTTCGACCGGACTGCTTCTTCCGACGATGACCTCCGGGCCCTCTGGGTCTTCACGAATGTGATGATATGGGAATTGCTGCCTGATGAAACACCAATCCCGGTCGAGGACTGGATGAAGATCGTCCGCACGACGCACTCGACAACCGAGACGCTCAAGTGGGTCGTATGGGACGGGACAGGACGGCGAGTGCTCGGCTCCTGCAACCTGTCTCTGGCGGTCTATGATGTTGAAAACGCAACGCTTTACATATCGATCGATCCGTCGATCAGGCGCAGGGGGTTCGGGAGGAGGATGCTCGAACTTGCTGCAGAAGCCGCGGATTCGAGGGGACGCAAGGTGCTGAAGACCCACTCGAACGAAAGGTGTCCTGCCGGGGCTTCATTCCTAGAGAACGCGGGAGCGCGCAGGGAATCGGAGAGCCATACCAACAGGCTGCTGCTGAGCGATCTCGACGAGGAACTCGTGAAGAGCTGGCTCGAGCTGCCCCGGGATGACTGCCCGGAGTTCGAGATGCTCGCCTGGCATGATGGCATACCCGAGGACCATGTAGAGGACGCTCGTGACTTCTTCCAGGAGATCTACGATGCCGAGCCTCCGCGGGAGGGGGTTCCAAGAACGGAGTTGCTCCATACCACCGAGATGGTCCGCGACTGGAACGGGACGTTCACGGCAGGCGGAAACCGGTCCCTCGCGCTGGCTGCGATCTCGAGGGGGGAATGCCGGCTCATGGGATACACCATGGTGTCCTGGCATCCGTCGAAACCCGGCTTCGTCAACCAGTGGTTCACCGGGGTCCGGCCCGGGTACAGACACAGGGGCCTGGCCAGACGGCTGAAGGCAGAGATGCTGGGGACTATCCGGAGGGAGGTTCCCGAGGCCGAGTCGATCAGGACCGGCAACGACGACAGCAACAGCGGAATCCTCGCTATCAACAGGGAGCTGGGGTTCGAACCCTTCATCGCGAGGACCGACTGGGCGCTCGATGTCGCAACCGTTCGTGCTCGTCTGCAGGACATCGCGGTGAAGGACTGCCCGAGCGACGGGTAG
- a CDS encoding DUF3795 domain-containing protein yields the protein MDEMTGFCGYRCDLCPARSDDPAVRQRLVDGWRRIFGHQSYTVENVRCDGCRSGGRLADKTCRVRPCAIEKAVESCACCDDFPCDSLKPLMASREGMLLYCRPGSGPVTREEYELCMRQFESMPVLVRKLAECGRLGAWALEDAPRES from the coding sequence ATGGACGAGATGACCGGCTTCTGCGGGTACAGGTGCGACCTGTGTCCGGCGAGGTCCGACGACCCGGCGGTCAGGCAGAGGCTCGTCGACGGCTGGAGGCGGATCTTCGGTCACCAGTCGTACACTGTCGAGAACGTACGTTGTGACGGCTGCCGTTCGGGCGGGCGCCTGGCGGACAAGACTTGCAGGGTCAGGCCCTGTGCGATCGAAAAGGCCGTCGAGAGCTGCGCCTGCTGCGACGACTTCCCCTGCGACTCGCTGAAACCCCTCATGGCCAGCAGGGAGGGGATGCTTCTCTACTGCAGGCCCGGCTCCGGCCCCGTCACCCGGGAGGAGTACGAGCTCTGCATGAGGCAGTTCGAGAGCATGCCGGTGCTGGTTCGCAAGCTCGCGGAGTGCGGCAGGCTCGGCGCCTGGGCGTTGGAGGACGCCCCCCGGGAGAGCTGA
- a CDS encoding T9SS type A sorting domain-containing protein, with protein sequence MWSWEAPGSAKVGFQVRSSVDPSSMGAWSDTLWTPGNLYGILEDGTDYFQYRAILVPGGSGTSPVLKDVTVVWDAGGTGGPVAPSSLVLLPVSPNPCTGAAELVVGLPGDASVEAVLFDIAGRRVWSYANPQQRGWNSIVTDGLIPGVYFAVVRSGDEEASQRFSVISARR encoded by the coding sequence ATGTGGTCGTGGGAAGCTCCCGGGTCTGCGAAAGTGGGCTTCCAGGTGCGATCCTCGGTCGATCCCAGTTCCATGGGAGCCTGGTCCGATACGCTCTGGACACCAGGGAACCTCTACGGAATCCTCGAGGACGGCACTGACTATTTCCAGTACCGGGCCATCCTCGTGCCTGGCGGCTCGGGCACCTCGCCGGTGCTGAAGGATGTCACCGTGGTCTGGGATGCTGGAGGTACCGGCGGGCCGGTTGCACCGTCATCCCTCGTCCTGCTGCCCGTTTCACCGAACCCATGCACCGGCGCGGCTGAACTGGTGGTGGGGCTGCCCGGCGACGCATCCGTTGAAGCTGTCCTGTTCGACATCGCGGGAAGGCGGGTCTGGTCGTACGCGAACCCGCAGCAGCGAGGCTGGAACTCCATAGTGACAGACGGCCTGATCCCGGGGGTCTATTTCGCCGTAGTCAGGTCGGGCGACGAGGAAGCCTCGCAGAGATTCTCGGTGATCTCGGCCCGTCGCTGA